In a genomic window of Chrysemys picta bellii isolate R12L10 chromosome 1, ASM1138683v2, whole genome shotgun sequence:
- the LOC101942802 gene encoding toll-like receptor 8 has translation MATMPHNLLFLLLLIQPEFGLSTHHQWVSKDLPCKIKAKQNSSSILLDCSKQKLTSVPQEIYTNVTGLILSFNWIEEISKEDFQNFKDLTFFKLNWNWHVKPKESNFDLSPKPLKILDATFSNLRHLKELHLNGNQLTKVPAGISPSITSLSLKSNKIITISKNTFKELTKLKELYMDQNCYYGNACEKLFNMEEGAFSVLTSLTVLSLSYNNLTRVPPKLPVSLQELYLSHNKIKNISQEDFKKLVHLEVLDLSGNCPKCFNTPFPCEPCTGNSAIQIHLLAFQNLKKLKILVLSSTSLTSVPAIWFQNMPELEVLHLASNFLMSEIATGEFLQNLSSLEELDLSFNYQKQIYSRYLTLSPYFSSLVSLKRLYIKGYVFKELDKLHLEPLFALRKLNVLDLGINFIKRVDMSVFQAFRNLTEIYLKENKIFPQTTEKRGFLKSFNKEDYLINHHRTLVWKHKLNPSVIYSDKKKQSHYFLEQLCTSYGTALDLSLNNIFFINPNQFKGMGDIACLNLSSNALGQAFNGTELIYLPKLRYLDLSFNKLDLTSHSAFKELPNLEVLDLSYNKHYFLVTGFSHQLLFTENLPKLKILNLSWNDISALTKFELRSDSLQKLDFKGNHLDILWKNGETNHIQLFKHLKKLTHLDISYNRLRNIPTKAFQNLPQNLTKLYINNNKLHTLSWENLRYFKSLELLDLSQNKLKAVDIQYNYTQSLQTLLLRENKISRIVVGLPERVSSLLYLDLSYNQLQVLNQSTFLSGLIQHLKILKLKGNPFDCTCKNSNFIRWIQKTKTPISQVARNVICMNPEDQRQHSILLIDLHACILDTVAAILFYISFFTIISIMIIAVTKHLFYWDVWYTYRSCMAKIKGYKNIARDKALYDAYIAYDTQDATVTDWVINELRFRLEENEDKHVLLCLEERDWEPGKAVIDNLAQSIHHSRKTIFVLTERYVKNGNFKTAFYIALQRLMDENTDVIVFILLEPVLQHSQYLRLRRRICKSSVLDWPKNPHAEGLFWQRLKSAVLTDNSIRDDGVYSI, from the coding sequence ATGGCTACCATGCCCCACAACCTGCTCTTCCTACTCCTCTTGATTCAACCTGAGTTTGGTCTCTCCACTCATCATCAATGGGTTTCTAAGGACCTACCttgtaaaataaaagcaaaacagaatAGCTCCTCGATTCTCCTTGATTGTAGTAAACAAAAGCTGACATCAGTCCCTCAGGAAATATATACAAATGTTACTGGCTTGATATTGTCTTTCAACTGGATTGAAGAGATTTCTAAAGAGGATTTTCAGAACTTTAAGGaccttacattttttaaattaaactggaaTTGGCACGTTAAGCCAAAAGAATCTAATTTTGATTTGTCTCCAAAGCCTTTAAAAATACTAGATGCAACTTTTTCAAACTTAAGACACTTAAAGGAATTACATCTTAATGGCAATCAGCTAACCAAAGTGCCTGCAGGGATTTCACCTAGCATTACTTCACTAAGTCTAAAGTCCAATAAGATTATTACTATTAGCAAGAACACCTTCAAAGAACTCACAAAATTGAAGGAACTCTATATGGATCAGAACTGTTACTATGGTAATGCCTGTGAAAAACTTTTCAACATGGAAGAAGGGGCTTTTTCAGTCCTCACCAGTTTGACTGTGCTGTCACTTTCCTACAACAACTTGACCCGGGTGCCACCCAAACTGCCAGTGTCACTACAAGAACTTTATTTGAGTCATAACAAGATAAAGAACATCAGTCAAGAGGATTTTAAGAAACTAGTTCATCTAGAAGTTCTTGATTTAAGTGGGAACTGTCCAAAATGCTTCAATACGCCTTTTCCTTGTGAACCCTGCACTGGAAACTCTGCCATTCAAATACATCTTCTGGCATTCCAGAATCttaaaaaattaaagattttGGTTCTATCCAGCACATCACTCACTAGTGTACCCGCTATTTGGTTTCAAAACATGCCAGAGCTAGAGGTGCTGCACCTTGCATCTAACTTCTTAATGAGCGAAATAGCTACTGGAGAATTCTTACAGAATTTATCTTCTTTAGAGGAACTTGACCTATCTTTCAACTACCAGAAACAAATATACTCACGATATCTAACCCTCTCACCATACTTTTCTTCTCTAGTATCTCTAAAACGATTATATATTAAAGGTTATGTCTTCAAAGAATTAGATAAACTGCACTTGGAACCTTTGTTTGCTCTGAGAAAGCTAAATGTCCTTGATCTTGggataaattttattaaaagagTTGATATGTCTGTCTTCCAGGCTTTTAGGAACCTCACAGAAATATacttgaaagaaaataaaatattcccaCAAACAACGGAAAAGCGtggttttttaaaatcatttaacaAAGAGGACTATTTGATCAATCATCATCGGACCTTGGTGTGGAAACACAAGTTGAACCCTTCTGTCATATATTCTGATAAAAAAAAGCAATCACATTACTTCCTTGAACAGCTTTGTACCTCATATGGTACAGCCTTGGATTTGAGTTTAAACAATATCTTCTTCATTAACCCAAATCAGTTTAAAGGCATGGGGGATATAGCTTGTTTGAATTTGTCTTCAAATGCTCTTGGCCAGGCTTTCAATGGCACTGAATTAATCTATTTACCTAAACTCAGATATTTAGATCTCTCATTTAATAAACTGGATTTGACCAGTCACTCTGCATTTAAAGAACTACCTAACCTAGAGGTATTAGACCTTAGCTATAACAAGCACTATTTTCTAGTGACAGGTTTTTCACATCAGCTACTATTTACTGAAAACCTTCCtaaattaaaaattttaaacttAAGCTGGAATGACATTTCTGCACTAACAAAATTTGAACTAAGGAGTGACTCCCTTCAAAAACTAGACTTCAAAGGAaaccatcttgatatcttatggAAAAATGGAGAAACGAATCACATACAATTGTTTAAGCATCTAAAAAAGCTGACACATCTTGACATCTCATACAACAGACTTCGAAATATCCCCACTAAGGCTTTCCAAAATCTGCCTCAGAACTTAACTAAATTGTATATAAATAACAACAAACTACATACCCTCAGCTGGGAAAATCTTAGATATTTTAAATCTCTGGAGTTGCTTGACTTAAGTCAGAACAAACTGAAGGCCGTTGATATCCAGTACAACTACACACAGTCCCTCCAGACTCTCCTGCTGAGGGAGAACAAGATTTCCAGGATTGTCGTTGGGTTGCCTGAGAGAGTCAGCAGCCTCCTCTACCTGGATTTGAGTTACAACCAACTGCAAGTCTTAAATCAGTCAACTTTCTTATCAGGACTTATACAACATTTgaagattttaaaattaaaagggaaCCCGTTTGACTGCACCTGCAAAAACAGCAACTTCATAAGGTGGATTCAGAAAACCAAAACTCCGATCTCACAAGTAGCAAGAAACGTCATTTGCATGAACCCTGAGGACCAAAGACAGCATAGCATTCTCTTGATTGACCTGCATGCTTGCATTCTGGATACTGTTGCAgcaatattattttatatttctttcttCACTATTATTAGCATTATGATAATAGCAGttactaaacatttattttactgGGATGTCTGGTATACTTATCGTTCTTGTATGGCAAAAATAAAAGGATACAAGAATATAGCCAGAGACAAAGCTCTCTATGATGCTTACATAGCCTATGATACTCAGGATGCGACAGTAACTGACTGGGTAATAAATGAGCTACGATTTCGACTAGAAGAAAACGAAGACAAGCACGTTCTGCTTTGTTTGGAGGAAAGGGACTGGGAGCCGGGAAAGGCTGTCATAGATAACCTTGCACAGAGCATCCATCACAGCAGAAAGACAATATTTGTTCTAACTGAAAGATATGTGAAAAATGGGAACTTTAAAACTGCTTTTTATATCGCTCTGCAGAGACTAATGGATGAGAATACAGACGTGATTGTGTTTATTCTACTGGAGCCGGTGCTACAGCATTCCCAGTACCTGAGGCTGAGAAGGAGGATCTGCAAGAGCTCTGTTCTTGACTGGCCTAAGAATCCACATGCTGAAGGTCTTTTCTGGCAAAGACTAAAAAGTGCAGTGCTAACTGATAATAGCATTCGAGATGATGGAGTGTACAGTATATAG
- the LOC101946991 gene encoding toll-like receptor 7, giving the protein MAFHTWPSNRLLFLLLFLFSKLLSARWFPKSLPCDVKVEASKANVIVDCSDRRLTKIPPGIPSNTTNLTLTINHIPNIYPTSFVHLDNLVEIDFRCNCVPVRLGPKDHVCTRRLQIQNSSFATLTKLESLYLDGNQLSEIPRGLPPNLRLLSLEANSIFSITKENLSELGNIEMLYLGQNCYYRNPCNVSFEIEEEAFQDLRNLTVLSLKANNLTYIPHNLSSTLKELYLYNNMIQKVQEHDLNDLYNLEILDLSGNCPRCYNAPFPCTPCPNNAPIWIHHKAFDALKQLKILRLHSNSLHNVPSSWFKNTKNLKVLDLSQNFLAKEIGEACFLNFIPNLVELDLSFNFELQVYSSFLNLSKTFSSLSHLEILRVKGYVFRELSQENLRPLLHLRNLTVLDLGTNFIKLANLSMFKKFPSLKMIDLSVNKISPSSGEFNNHGFCSIPMASVDQYKTQMVQEMHYFRYDEYGRSCKSKDKESASFQPFVNEDCLSYGETLDLSRNNIFFINPSDFQHLTFLKCLNLSGNAISQTLNGSEFYPLSGLKYLDFSNNRIDLLYSAAFQELKDLEILDLSDNKHYFLAEGITHKLDFTKNLTFLKKLMMNGNEISTSTNMGMESHSLQTLEFKGNHLDVLWRDGDTRYLSFFKNLTNLEQLDISYNSLRFLPPGVFEGMPPRLKVLSLTNNMLKSFNWGKLHFLEKLEALDLSNNLLSTVPRELSNCSATLHKLILQNNRIRRLTKYFLRDAFQLKYLDLSSNKIQIIKKSSFPENVISNLEMLLLHGNPFKCICDAVWFVWWINQTEVTIPLLATDVTCAGPGAHKGKSVVLLDLYTCELDSSHVILYSVSASAILCLMVFTVTSHLYFWDVWYSYHFCTAKIKGYRRLQSPETCYDAFISYDNEDPAVTEWILKELVENLEDQKDKQFNLCLEERDWLPGQPVLDNLSQSIQLSRKTIFVLTNKYTTSGNFKTAFYMAHQRLMDEKVDVIILIFLERALKKSKYLRLRKRLCSSSVLEWPTNPRSQCYFWQCLKNALATNNDMTYNKLFRETV; this is encoded by the coding sequence GCCTTTCACACATGGCCCTCAAACAGATTGCTCTTCCTCTTGCTCTTCCTGTTTTCCAAGCTGCTGTCAGCCAGATGGTTTCCTAAAAGCTTACCGTGTGATGTGAAGGTAGAAGCTTCAAAAGCCAATGTGATAGTGGACTGTAGTGATCGTCGCCTGACCAAAATCCCACCTGGGATTCCTAGTAACACCACCAACCTGACTCTCACCATTAACCATATTCCAAACATTTACCCAACATCCTTTGTCCATCTTGATAATCTTGTGGAGATTGATTTCAGGTGCAACTGTGTGCCTGTTCGACTGGGGCCAAAGGATCATGTGTGCACCAGGAGACTGCAAATCCAGAACAGCAGCTTTGCCACTCTCACAAAGCTAGAGTCATTGTATTTAGATGGAAATCAGCTATCAGAAATACCTCGGGGTCTTCCTCCTAATTTACGCCTGCTGAGCCTTGAAGCAAACAGCATTTTTTCCATTACAAAAGAGAATTTGTCAGAACTTGGAAACATAGAAATGTTGTACCTGGGACAGAACTGCTATTACCGTAATCCATGCAATGTTTCATTTGAAATTGAAGAAGAAGCCTTCCAGGACTTGAGAAATTTAACAGTATTGTCCCTGAAAGCCAATAATTTAACCTACATTCCACACAATTTGTCATCCACTTTAAAGGAACTGTACCTTTACAATAACATGATTCAAAAAGTTCAGGAACATGATTTAAATGACCTTTACAATTTGGAAATTCTTGATTTAAGTGGCAACTGCCCTCGCTGTTACAATGCCCCATTTCCATGTACTCCATGCCCTAATAATGCCCCAATTTGGATCCATCACAAGGCCTTTGATgccttaaaacaattaaaaattctgcgcctTCACAGTAACTCCCTTCACAATGTACCCAGTAGCTGGTTTAAGAACAccaagaatctcaaagtgcttgacCTTTCCCAAAATTTCCTGGCCAAAGAAATTGGAGAAGCTTGTTTTTTGAACTTTATCCCCAACCTCGTAGAGCTGGATCTCTCCTTTAATTTTGAACTTCAGGTCTATTCTTCATTTTTGAACCTGTCTAAGACATTTTCCTCCCTCTCACACCTGGAAATCTTGAGGGTTAAGGgttatgttttcagagaattgagTCAAGAAAACCTACGTCCATTGCTTCATCTTAGAAATTTGACAGTCTTGGACCTGGGAACTAATTTTATCAAACTCGCTAACTTGAGTATGTTTAAAAAATTCCCATCTCTTAAAATGATAGACCTCTCAGTAAATAAAATATCTCCTTCTTCAGGTGAATTTAATAATCATGGTTTTTGTTCTATCCCCATGGCTTCAGTAGATCAATACAAAACCCAAATGGTGCAGGAAATGCATTATTTCAGGTATGATGAGTATGGGCGAAGTTGTAAATCCAAAGACAAAGAGTCTGCTTCCTTCCAACCTTTCGTCAATGAGGACTGCCTCAGTTATGGGGAAACTCTGGATCTAAGCAGAAACAACATATTTTTTATCAACCCCTCTGACTTCCAGCACCTCACTTTCCTCAAATGCCTCAATTTGTCAGGTAATGCTATCAGCCAGACTTTGAATGGAAGTGAGTTCTACCCTCTGTCTGGACTGAAATATCTGGATTTTTCTAACAATCGGATTGATTTGCTGTACTCGGCTGCCTTCCAGGAACTAAAAGATCTGGAAATTCTAGACCTGAGCGATAACAAACATTATTTTCTGGCAGAAGGTATTACTCACAAGCTTGATTTTACAAAGAATTTGACCTTTCTGAAGAAGCTGATGATGAATGGGAATGAAATTTCCACTTCTACTAATATGGGGATGGAAAGTCATTCTCTTCAGACTTTGGAATTCAAAGGAAATCACTTAGATGTTTTATGGAGAGATGGGGATACTAGATACTTGTCATTTTTCAAGAATCTGACTAACCTAGAGCAACTGGACATTTCCTACAACTCTCTGAGGTTTTTGCCTCCTGGTGTTTTTGAAGGCATGCCTCCACGGCTCAAGGTACTCAGCTTAACCAATAACATGCTGAAGTCTTTCAACTGGGGGAAACTCCACTTTTTGGAGAAACTGGAAGCCTTGGATCTTAGCAACAATCTGTTGAGTACCGTCCCCCGGGAGCTGTCCAATTGCTCTGCAACCCTCCACAAACTGATACTACAGAACAATAGGATACGACGGCTGACTAAGTACTTTCTCAGAGATGCTTTCCAGTTAAAATACTTGGACCTCAGCTCAAACAAAAtccaaataattaagaaatctaGCTTCCCAGAAAATGTTATCAGCAATCTGGAGATGTTGCTTTTACATGGCAACCCTTTCAAGTGCATTTGTGATGCTGTGTGGTTTGTTTGGTGGATCAACCAGACTGAGGTTACGATTCCTCTGCTGGCCACAGATGTGACCTGTGCAGGCCCAGGAGCACATAAAGGTAAGAGTGTGGTTTTATTGGATCTGTATACCTGCGAATTGGACTCCTCTCATGTGATCCTGTACTCTGTGTCAGCGTCAGCTATCCTGTGTCTGATGGTGTTCACAGTTACAAGTCACCTCTATTTCTGGGATGTGTGGTATAGTTACCATTTCTGCACTGCCAAGATAAAGGGCTATCGGCGTTTACAATCACCAGAAACTTGCTATGATGCTTTTATTTCCTACGATAACGAAGATCCAGCTGTAACTGAATGGATCTTGAAAGAACTAGTTGAAAACCTGGAAGATCAAAAAGATAAACAGTTCAATTTATGTTTGGAAGAAAGAGATTGGCTGCCGGGGCAACCAGTTTTGGACAACCTTTCCCAGAGCATACAACTGAGCCGAAAAACCATATTTGTGCTGACTAACAAGTACACAACAAGTGGCAACTTTAAGACAGCATTTTACATGGCACACCAGAGACTTATGGATGAAAAAGTGGATGTGATTATCTTGATATTTCTTGAGAGAGCTCTGAAGAAGTCCAAGTACCTCCGGCTGAGGAAGAGGCTGTGCAGTAGCTCTGTCCTAGAGTGGCCAACCAATCCTCGGTCCCAGTGTTATTTCTGGCAGTGTCTGAAAAATGCATTAGCGACAAACAATGACATGACCTACAACAAACTGTTCCGAGAAACTGTGTAG